A portion of the Paenibacillus antri genome contains these proteins:
- a CDS encoding efflux RND transporter periplasmic adaptor subunit, whose product MKRKWWIAGLGVVLVGGSAAGWLYWNEEPAPTASAAVTTTVRKGELVSSIGGTGSIEPADRETIVSGVAGTVEEVFFRDGDTVKKGDVLLTFEQEDAADQLASKRIELERQRLELEQLQLQFKEAAESGDAAQQSIGINIKKQELTIESLENEIASLQEEDAIDPITAPIDGKLSGFAVEPGDALRENAELGEVVDFARMKMVVGVDELDIAEAALGQEATVLVDALPDAVFAGQVAAIAEEGTANNGVASFDVTVLLTDIEGLKAGMSAEASIVTAKKTDALFLPIDAVQSFRGQYFVSVPSAEGSAEQGRSPPAQQGQAEGQTAPQRRPDGGASTGRGQAGSLGDSAAAGQSRVFVEVGIHNEDSIEIVSGLAEGDEVIVPTTASASSAAPGAVPGGFGIGGFGGGAVPGGFGGGGGAPGGFGGGTGGGRN is encoded by the coding sequence ATGAAAAGGAAATGGTGGATCGCGGGACTCGGCGTCGTATTGGTCGGCGGATCGGCCGCCGGCTGGTTGTACTGGAACGAGGAGCCTGCGCCGACGGCGTCCGCGGCGGTCACGACGACGGTTCGCAAAGGGGAGCTCGTATCTTCGATCGGCGGCACCGGAAGCATCGAGCCCGCCGATCGGGAGACGATCGTCTCCGGCGTCGCGGGAACGGTAGAGGAGGTGTTCTTCCGAGACGGCGATACGGTCAAGAAGGGCGACGTCCTGCTGACGTTCGAACAGGAGGACGCGGCAGATCAGCTCGCAAGCAAGCGGATCGAGCTCGAGCGGCAGCGGTTGGAGCTGGAGCAGCTGCAGCTTCAATTCAAGGAAGCGGCCGAAAGCGGGGATGCGGCGCAGCAATCGATCGGCATCAATATTAAAAAGCAAGAGTTAACGATCGAATCGTTGGAAAATGAGATCGCCTCGCTCCAAGAGGAGGATGCGATCGATCCGATTACGGCGCCCATCGACGGCAAGCTGTCCGGCTTCGCCGTCGAGCCGGGCGACGCGCTGCGGGAAAACGCCGAGCTCGGCGAGGTCGTCGACTTCGCCCGCATGAAGATGGTCGTCGGCGTAGACGAGCTCGACATCGCCGAAGCGGCGCTCGGCCAGGAAGCGACCGTGCTGGTCGACGCCCTTCCGGACGCGGTATTCGCCGGCCAAGTCGCGGCCATCGCCGAGGAAGGCACGGCCAATAACGGAGTCGCGAGCTTCGACGTGACCGTCCTGCTGACGGACATCGAGGGCCTCAAGGCCGGCATGTCCGCCGAAGCGAGCATCGTGACGGCGAAGAAGACGGACGCGCTGTTTCTGCCGATCGATGCGGTGCAGTCGTTCCGCGGCCAATACTTCGTGTCGGTCCCGTCCGCCGAAGGATCGGCGGAGCAGGGCCGGTCCCCCCCGGCGCAGCAAGGGCAGGCGGAAGGCCAAACGGCGCCGCAGCGCCGTCCCGACGGCGGCGCATCGACGGGGCGCGGACAAGCCGGAAGCCTCGGCGATAGCGCGGCGGCCGGGCAAAGCCGCGTCTTCGTCGAGGTCGGCATCCATAACGAGGACAGCATCGAGATCGTCTCCGGCCTTGCGGAGGGCGACGAGGTCATCGTCCCGACGACGGCGTCCGCATCCTCGGCCGCTCCGGGCGCCGTGCCCGGAGGCTTCGGCATAGGCGGCTTCGGCGGCGGCGCCGTGCCCGGAGGCTTCGGCGGAGGCGGCGGAGCGCCCGGCGGTTTCGGGGGCGGGACCGGGGGAGGACGGAATTGA
- a CDS encoding response regulator transcription factor, with product MKIKVLIADDNAFVREGMKIILSTFGDIEVSATVQDGLEAVDYCERHEVDVALLDVRMPNLNGVEATKRIVERTKTKPLILTTFDDDRFIVEAIKNGAKGYLLKNNDPERIRDAIKTVHYGHNVLQDEVLEKLKSGLGAGISEEARGAARGADIDRTAFTERELDIMTLIAKGATNKDISKKLFLSEGTVANHITSILGKTGLTHRTQIAIYYLTGEVHSSD from the coding sequence GTGAAGATTAAAGTACTTATTGCCGACGATAACGCATTCGTTCGGGAAGGGATGAAGATCATCCTGTCGACCTTCGGCGACATCGAGGTGTCGGCGACGGTGCAGGACGGTCTGGAAGCCGTGGACTATTGCGAACGGCACGAGGTGGACGTAGCGCTGCTCGACGTGCGGATGCCGAACTTGAACGGCGTCGAGGCGACAAAGCGGATCGTCGAACGGACGAAGACGAAGCCGCTCATTCTGACGACGTTCGACGACGACCGGTTCATCGTCGAGGCGATCAAGAACGGGGCGAAAGGGTACCTGCTGAAAAACAACGACCCGGAACGCATCCGAGACGCGATTAAGACGGTGCATTACGGGCATAACGTGCTTCAAGACGAAGTGCTGGAGAAGCTGAAATCCGGCTTGGGCGCGGGCATCTCGGAAGAAGCGCGGGGCGCCGCCCGAGGCGCCGACATCGACCGTACCGCGTTCACGGAGCGGGAGCTCGATATTATGACGTTGATCGCGAAAGGCGCGACGAACAAAGATATTTCGAAAAAGCTGTTTTTGTCCGAGGGCACCGTCGCGAATCATATCACCTCGATTCTCGGCAAGACGGGGTTGACCCACCGGACGCAAATCGCGATCTATTATTTGACCGGGGAAGTACATTCCAGTGATTGA
- a CDS encoding sensor histidine kinase — protein sequence MIEGRDPKTYWPLLGKGVFLLSAIGIASVEEGAVSASFVLFVLLYACAAISSSLPQAAGWRTGLSAAPIAVVLAAAVAHPALLLLLPIQLCELAASVTRKRWIAALLPFAPFPYVPERLWIAYGAAAAFSFLFVTMLDELASRSRADRDEAERLRRELDRVRARLEEQQEYVRQFEYTYALEERNRLSQQMHDSIGHSMTGALIQMEAAKRLLEVDREKSAELLQNAIRISKDGIDDIRRVLKGSKPPAEQLGIQRMKLFIDEFAAAHPIKTAFTYEGDVDLIPPMYWRIIHENVKEALTNTMKYAGATAVSVHVQVLNTMIKAVVSDDGKGTSRVVKGLGLIGMEERAAAANGTVVADGSRGFTVTTLLPFVERS from the coding sequence GTGATTGAGGGGAGAGATCCCAAGACGTATTGGCCGCTGCTCGGGAAGGGCGTGTTCCTGCTGTCGGCGATCGGTATCGCGTCCGTCGAGGAGGGCGCCGTCTCGGCGTCGTTCGTCTTGTTCGTCCTCTTGTACGCGTGCGCCGCGATCTCATCGAGCCTGCCGCAAGCGGCCGGTTGGCGGACAGGGTTGTCCGCGGCGCCGATCGCGGTCGTCTTGGCCGCCGCCGTCGCTCATCCGGCGCTGCTCCTGCTGCTCCCGATCCAGCTATGCGAGCTTGCGGCGAGCGTGACGCGCAAGCGTTGGATCGCGGCGCTGCTCCCGTTCGCGCCGTTCCCTTACGTCCCCGAGCGGCTCTGGATCGCATACGGGGCCGCCGCAGCCTTCAGCTTCTTGTTCGTGACGATGCTGGACGAGCTTGCGTCCCGGTCCCGGGCGGACCGCGACGAGGCGGAACGGCTGCGCCGGGAGCTGGATCGGGTCCGCGCGCGGCTGGAGGAGCAGCAGGAATACGTACGGCAGTTCGAGTACACGTACGCGCTGGAGGAGCGCAACCGGCTGTCGCAGCAAATGCACGATTCGATCGGCCATTCCATGACGGGCGCGTTAATCCAGATGGAGGCGGCCAAGCGGCTGCTAGAGGTCGACCGGGAGAAATCCGCGGAGCTGCTGCAGAACGCCATCCGCATCTCGAAGGACGGCATCGACGATATCCGACGCGTGCTGAAGGGATCGAAACCTCCGGCGGAGCAGCTTGGCATCCAACGCATGAAATTGTTCATCGACGAATTCGCCGCCGCGCATCCGATCAAGACCGCGTTCACCTACGAAGGCGACGTGGACCTCATTCCTCCGATGTATTGGAGGATCATTCACGAGAACGTGAAAGAAGCGCTGACCAACACGATGAAATACGCCGGCGCGACGGCCGTCTCCGTCCATGTGCAGGTGCTGAACACGATGATCAAGGCGGTCGTCTCCGACGACGGCAAGGGGACGTCCCGCGTCGTGAAGGGCCTAGGGCTGATCGGCATGGAAGAGCGGGCGGCCGCCGCGAACGGAACGGTCGTCGCGGACGGGTCGCGGGGGTTTACCGTGACGACGTTGCTTCCTTTCGTCGAAAGATCATGA
- a CDS encoding ABC transporter ATP-binding protein, translating to MNVLDMKRLTKKFGDFIAVDGITLSVREGEIFGFLGANGAGKSTTIHMIASLLSISSGEIEILGRNIAKHPRFAKSNIGIVPQDLAIYEEMTALENVRFFAGLYGLGGSELKRRAEEALAFVGLADKAKSYPKHFSGGMKRRLNIACAIAHKPKLIIMDEPTVGIDPQSRNYILNSVRQLNEAGCTILYTSHYMEEVEEICTRIAIIDHGKIIADGTKEQLKAIVTDRKEIDIEVRGAGGLDLAELKRVPGVLSAELEENVLRIASAAEVRNLNRILERLMTDGVDIRAVKAREPSLEQVFLTLTGRSLRDD from the coding sequence ATGAACGTTCTGGACATGAAACGGCTGACCAAGAAATTCGGAGACTTTATCGCGGTGGACGGCATTACGCTGTCGGTCCGCGAAGGGGAAATCTTCGGCTTCCTCGGCGCGAACGGCGCCGGCAAGAGCACGACGATTCACATGATCGCGTCGCTGCTGTCGATCTCTTCGGGGGAAATCGAGATTCTCGGCCGAAATATCGCGAAGCATCCCCGATTCGCCAAGTCGAACATCGGGATCGTGCCTCAGGATTTGGCGATCTACGAGGAGATGACGGCATTGGAGAACGTCCGATTTTTCGCGGGGCTCTACGGGCTGGGCGGCTCGGAATTGAAGCGGCGCGCTGAGGAAGCGCTGGCGTTCGTCGGACTCGCGGACAAGGCGAAGAGCTACCCGAAGCACTTCTCGGGCGGCATGAAGCGGCGTCTGAACATCGCCTGCGCCATCGCCCATAAGCCGAAGCTGATCATTATGGACGAACCGACGGTCGGCATCGACCCGCAATCGAGGAATTACATCTTGAACTCCGTGCGGCAGCTGAACGAGGCGGGGTGCACGATTTTATACACAAGCCATTACATGGAAGAGGTCGAGGAAATTTGTACGCGGATCGCGATTATCGATCACGGCAAAATTATCGCCGACGGGACGAAGGAGCAGCTGAAAGCGATCGTGACCGACCGGAAGGAGATCGACATCGAAGTGCGCGGCGCGGGCGGCCTCGATCTCGCCGAGCTGAAGCGCGTTCCCGGCGTACTGTCGGCGGAGCTCGAAGAGAACGTCTTGCGCATCGCCTCCGCCGCCGAGGTTCGGAATTTAAACCGCATTCTCGAGCGGCTCATGACGGACGGCGTCGACATTCGCGCGGTGAAAGCGCGGGAACCGAGCTTGGAGCAGGTGTTCTTGACATTGACGGGCAGAAGCCTGCGGGACGATTGA
- a CDS encoding ABC transporter permease, whose product MESLNALRIAGKEIITNIRDVKMLIFMLATPVLLILILGSLLSSAFQGGGAEVGEIRVWVRDDAADGELSEAWNAFAKEAAGSGIAFEAAAPGTDVEADVAAGRYAGVVTLTESGIEYAGNERGAAANGIVSGLLTSFADARNVEATIGAPPSVGGFVRSVAAETQAKPGALDYYAVAVTTMIILYGALTAGGLIEEERKRNTALRLAAAPVSKAAVFAGKVGGSVAMNAIFVAIVVLISKWMFGAEWGDDLGIVYLVLLSQIVFAISLGLGVSYAFKGSAAGAVTLAIVQLECFFGGAYTPTSAMTGWMGTISNVSPLARTNEAIIQIIYADRLAAALPAILWNVGMAALLLAVAAWTMRKREGL is encoded by the coding sequence GTGGAAAGCTTGAACGCGTTACGAATCGCAGGCAAGGAAATCATAACCAATATCCGGGACGTGAAAATGCTTATCTTCATGCTGGCGACGCCCGTGCTGCTCATCTTGATACTCGGCTCGCTGCTGTCGAGCGCCTTCCAAGGCGGCGGCGCGGAGGTCGGCGAGATCCGCGTATGGGTTCGGGACGACGCGGCCGACGGCGAACTGTCGGAAGCTTGGAACGCGTTCGCGAAGGAAGCGGCGGGCTCCGGCATCGCGTTCGAAGCGGCCGCGCCGGGGACGGACGTCGAGGCCGACGTCGCCGCCGGGCGGTACGCCGGCGTCGTGACGCTGACCGAATCCGGCATCGAATACGCCGGGAACGAACGAGGCGCGGCCGCGAACGGCATCGTCTCCGGGCTGCTGACGTCGTTCGCGGATGCCCGGAACGTCGAAGCGACGATCGGCGCTCCGCCGTCCGTAGGAGGCTTCGTGCGAAGCGTCGCCGCGGAGACGCAAGCGAAGCCCGGAGCGCTGGATTATTACGCCGTCGCCGTGACGACGATGATAATTTTGTACGGCGCGCTTACGGCCGGCGGGTTGATCGAGGAGGAGCGAAAGCGGAACACGGCGCTCCGGCTCGCGGCGGCGCCCGTCTCCAAGGCGGCCGTCTTCGCCGGGAAGGTCGGGGGCTCCGTCGCGATGAATGCGATCTTCGTCGCGATCGTCGTCCTGATCAGCAAGTGGATGTTCGGCGCCGAGTGGGGGGACGATCTCGGCATCGTGTACTTAGTGCTGTTGTCGCAGATCGTCTTCGCGATCAGCTTGGGCCTCGGCGTCAGCTATGCGTTCAAGGGAAGCGCCGCCGGCGCGGTGACGTTGGCGATCGTGCAGTTGGAGTGCTTCTTCGGCGGGGCGTATACCCCGACGAGCGCCATGACGGGATGGATGGGAACGATTTCGAATGTTTCTCCGCTCGCGCGGACGAACGAGGCCATAATCCAGATTATATACGCAGACCGTCTGGCGGCGGCGCTTCCCGCGATATTATGGAACGTCGGCATGGCCGCGCTGCTGTTAGCGGTCGCCGCGTGGACGATGCGCAAGCGGGAGGGACTATAA
- a CDS encoding ABC transporter permease — MKDTMRFIRKALLTSFREGKPWIFAVAIPVVGLLLSSVIYGGTGSADATVGIVNRDVGQRLATDAVAYIEALEGVATRELAASEAAEVGALLNEGELAAVLTFPEGFAAGLVGGAPPSADLESSPDSLAAKRVAAFLDAYIGQVASLGLAAQGDEAAFNAWYDEFRSAEFGVTTRTVEDDSASRAMARQSVGYLLFLMLFSAVHQSSAFLREKEHRTYFRILASPASPAAYVVANAAVNFLVLTVQIAVMLFVMGTFFRMDPGVPFWQLFLLLQLFALTAIGASLAIVSIAGSSLKVGAMQNAIFLPTSLIAGCMFPTDAMPEALKRIAEFLPQHWLLETLESLQRGSPLGDLTLNFSILLAFAAALTLVAVYRFGRNDTMRSFY; from the coding sequence ATGAAGGATACGATGCGGTTCATCCGGAAGGCGCTGCTGACGTCGTTCCGCGAAGGGAAACCATGGATATTCGCCGTTGCGATTCCGGTCGTCGGCCTCCTTCTCTCGTCCGTCATCTACGGCGGAACGGGATCGGCCGACGCGACCGTCGGCATCGTGAATCGGGACGTCGGCCAACGTCTCGCGACGGACGCTGTCGCGTATATCGAGGCGCTCGAGGGCGTCGCGACCCGCGAACTCGCCGCTTCGGAGGCGGCTGAAGTCGGCGCGCTGCTGAATGAAGGCGAGTTGGCGGCGGTGCTGACGTTCCCCGAAGGGTTCGCGGCGGGTCTGGTCGGCGGCGCTCCGCCGTCCGCCGACCTGGAGTCGAGCCCGGACAGCTTGGCCGCGAAGCGCGTCGCGGCGTTCCTAGACGCATACATCGGGCAGGTCGCTTCCCTCGGGCTAGCGGCGCAAGGAGACGAGGCTGCGTTCAACGCTTGGTACGACGAGTTTCGGAGCGCCGAGTTCGGCGTCACGACTCGGACGGTCGAGGACGACTCCGCGTCCCGCGCCATGGCGAGGCAATCCGTAGGGTATTTGCTCTTTCTCATGCTGTTTTCCGCCGTTCATCAGTCGAGCGCCTTCCTGCGGGAGAAAGAACACCGCACGTACTTCCGCATCCTGGCTTCGCCGGCGTCACCGGCGGCGTACGTCGTCGCGAACGCGGCCGTGAATTTCCTTGTGTTGACGGTTCAGATCGCGGTGATGCTGTTCGTTATGGGGACGTTCTTCCGGATGGACCCGGGCGTCCCGTTCTGGCAGCTGTTTCTGCTGCTGCAGCTGTTCGCGCTGACGGCGATCGGGGCGTCGCTCGCGATCGTCTCGATAGCCGGCAGCTCGCTCAAGGTCGGCGCCATGCAAAACGCGATATTCCTGCCGACGAGCCTCATCGCGGGCTGCATGTTCCCGACCGACGCGATGCCGGAGGCGCTCAAGCGGATCGCGGAATTCCTGCCGCAGCATTGGCTGCTGGAGACGTTGGAGTCGCTGCAGCGCGGAAGCCCGCTCGGCGACTTGACCCTCAACTTCTCGATCCTGCTCGCCTTCGCCGCCGCGTTGACGCTCGTCGCCGTCTATCGCTTCGGCCGGAACGATACGATGCGGAGTTTTTATTAA
- a CDS encoding response regulator transcription factor, with amino-acid sequence MHTVILVDDEVFVRIGLRNLIDWNGLGYEIIDEADNGEDALELIERKKPDLVVTDIRMPALDGLELIGRARSANSNACFIIISGYNDFGYAQKAVRYGVHDFILKPIDERELTDALTQLHRKIAENKLFELRSGDLRKERIVDALIRGDFEDEQLEEWAKELKVDRAKEIHYAFLEVNDVHPWNAPEPPSAEQWKERIRRRIVEAGFAKAEEDAFLKEHHGRFGLLIACGGASGPCSDAEAYAAELRQAVSDAVGAVVYLYLGKPVPRLAALRDSYLSAKDALQLKFARPDSQVIYCPDPVEGSANYVVPDDAFRRQLLESIEEKDAERIAQQVEATFREFKERRFAPEAVKSAIRQVVAGVLTLIRSMEGDERMLTALEPIVSWQDLNVSPGELKRLFLDFVLESAEEIARLRKDCVKGGIQKIKSYIEAHYNENISLKSIASIFFMNPVYLGQLFKKTYGVHFNEFLLQIRIGEAKKLLRRTDLRVYEIAEKVGFGSADYFVTRFEKLERMTPTEYRNKLLEKK; translated from the coding sequence ATGCATACGGTCATCTTGGTAGACGACGAAGTTTTCGTTCGAATCGGTCTAAGAAATTTAATAGATTGGAATGGCCTCGGGTACGAAATTATCGACGAGGCGGATAACGGCGAAGACGCGCTCGAACTCATCGAGCGCAAGAAGCCCGACCTGGTCGTCACCGATATCCGCATGCCGGCGCTGGACGGATTAGAGTTGATCGGGCGGGCGCGAAGCGCCAATTCGAACGCTTGCTTCATTATCATCAGCGGGTATAACGATTTCGGCTACGCTCAGAAAGCTGTGCGATACGGAGTTCACGACTTCATCCTCAAGCCGATCGACGAGCGGGAGTTGACCGACGCGCTGACGCAGCTGCATCGCAAGATCGCCGAAAACAAGCTGTTCGAATTGAGGAGCGGCGACTTGCGGAAGGAGCGGATCGTCGATGCGCTGATCCGCGGCGATTTCGAGGACGAACAGCTCGAGGAATGGGCGAAGGAGCTGAAGGTCGACCGCGCGAAGGAGATCCACTACGCGTTCCTTGAAGTGAACGACGTTCACCCATGGAACGCGCCGGAGCCGCCGTCCGCGGAGCAGTGGAAGGAGAGGATTCGCCGGCGCATCGTCGAAGCGGGCTTCGCGAAGGCCGAGGAAGACGCGTTCTTGAAAGAGCACCATGGCAGATTCGGATTGTTGATCGCCTGCGGCGGGGCGTCCGGACCCTGCAGCGACGCGGAGGCGTACGCCGCCGAGCTGCGGCAGGCCGTATCCGACGCCGTCGGGGCGGTCGTTTATCTCTACTTGGGCAAGCCCGTTCCGCGTCTCGCCGCGCTGCGGGATTCGTATCTTTCCGCCAAGGATGCGCTGCAGCTCAAGTTCGCTCGACCGGACAGCCAAGTCATCTATTGTCCCGATCCCGTGGAGGGTTCCGCGAATTACGTCGTCCCGGACGACGCGTTCCGCCGCCAGCTCTTGGAGAGCATCGAAGAGAAGGACGCGGAGCGGATCGCGCAGCAGGTCGAAGCGACGTTCCGCGAATTCAAGGAGCGCCGCTTCGCGCCGGAAGCGGTGAAGTCGGCCATCCGCCAAGTGGTGGCCGGCGTGCTGACGCTGATCCGGAGCATGGAGGGAGACGAGCGGATGCTGACCGCGCTCGAGCCGATCGTCAGCTGGCAGGATCTGAATGTGTCGCCCGGCGAGCTGAAGCGGCTGTTCCTGGACTTCGTGCTGGAGAGCGCGGAAGAAATCGCAAGGCTCCGGAAGGATTGCGTCAAGGGCGGCATTCAGAAGATCAAATCGTACATCGAAGCCCACTATAACGAGAACATCAGCTTAAAGAGCATCGCTTCGATCTTCTTCATGAATCCGGTGTATTTAGGTCAACTGTTCAAGAAGACGTACGGCGTTCATTTCAATGAATTCCTGCTGCAGATTCGCATCGGCGAAGCGAAGAAACTGCTGCGCCGAACCGACCTTCGGGTGTACGAGATCGCGGAGAAGGTGGGCTTCGGCAGCGCGGACTACTTCGTCACCCGATTCGAGAAGCTCGAGCGGATGACGCCGACGGAATACCGAAACAAGCTGCTCGAAAAAAAATAA
- a CDS encoding sensor histidine kinase — MGRVKLTFDNVRLRNKMLVVYILSVFVPIVFTNIVFYHVTIDNVREQRMQDISRAIEQIRQEFRVEIEDTVSISGVFYTDLLLNEILEADYASPIEYIEAYDYYLRRVLNSYAPVYHSVQAITVYVDNPTMLHSGGIGYISEDVRNAEWYRVVAEAKYSAPVFMRTETGGVKDTFSIVRKMDFVDGQNEREKILKIDLRTSALRQIFSNLNLQGNMYLVNENGAIEFTTDPTIDWMREERNFSELTLPEGTLTLESGTENEYAAYLNGWRIVGTISEDEVLKEVRKSREFIILLASINMVIPTLIIVWFTKSLSDRLAQILKHMKKVKNQQYDTIDRADSRDEIGQLTSEFNRMTLQVKSLIQDVYLADLQKKEHELQTRYAQLNALQSQINPHFLFNSLETIRMRSLIKQETETAKIIQNMAKIFRNSLAWRKDTVTIREEMEFINCFLEIQKYRFGDKLDYRLQVDESAYDCQVPKMAFLPFVENASIHGVEPLKGNGRIELEIGRTADALLFTLRDNGVGMDEEKIRRLHGYLESEEEMGDRIGVQNVIYRLKLYYGDRFRLRFESEPGRGTIVRIELPLQGDAPPST; from the coding sequence ATGGGGCGCGTGAAGCTGACCTTCGATAACGTCCGGCTCCGCAATAAAATGCTTGTCGTTTATATTTTGTCCGTCTTCGTGCCGATCGTGTTTACGAACATCGTGTTTTATCATGTGACGATCGACAACGTTCGGGAACAGCGGATGCAGGACATCTCCCGCGCGATCGAACAAATCAGGCAGGAATTCCGCGTCGAAATCGAGGATACGGTCAGCATCTCGGGCGTGTTTTATACGGATCTTCTTCTGAACGAAATTTTGGAAGCGGATTACGCGAGTCCGATCGAATATATCGAGGCGTACGATTATTATTTGCGCAGAGTCTTGAACAGCTACGCGCCCGTATACCATTCCGTGCAAGCGATTACGGTGTACGTGGATAATCCCACGATGCTTCACTCCGGGGGGATCGGCTACATCTCGGAGGACGTCCGAAACGCGGAATGGTACCGCGTCGTCGCCGAGGCGAAATATTCCGCGCCGGTGTTTATGCGCACCGAAACGGGCGGCGTCAAAGATACGTTCAGCATCGTTCGCAAGATGGATTTCGTCGACGGGCAGAACGAACGCGAGAAAATATTGAAAATCGACCTTCGAACGTCGGCGTTGCGGCAAATTTTCTCGAATCTCAATTTGCAGGGAAATATGTATCTCGTCAACGAGAACGGCGCGATCGAATTCACGACGGACCCGACGATCGATTGGATGCGGGAAGAGAGGAACTTCAGCGAGCTTACGCTGCCGGAAGGCACGTTGACGCTGGAGTCGGGTACGGAAAACGAGTACGCCGCTTATTTGAACGGCTGGCGCATCGTCGGCACGATTTCCGAAGACGAAGTGCTCAAGGAAGTGCGCAAGTCCAGAGAATTTATCATCTTGCTCGCCAGCATCAATATGGTCATTCCGACGCTCATCATCGTATGGTTTACGAAATCGCTCAGCGATCGGCTGGCTCAAATTTTAAAACATATGAAAAAAGTGAAAAATCAACAATACGATACGATCGATCGGGCGGATTCCCGCGACGAGATCGGGCAGCTGACGAGCGAATTCAACCGGATGACGCTGCAGGTCAAGAGTCTGATTCAAGACGTGTACCTCGCGGATCTGCAGAAGAAGGAGCATGAGCTGCAGACCCGGTACGCCCAGCTCAACGCGCTGCAGAGCCAGATCAATCCGCATTTTCTGTTCAACTCGCTCGAGACGATACGCATGCGCAGCTTGATCAAGCAGGAAACCGAGACGGCGAAAATTATCCAGAACATGGCGAAAATATTTCGCAATTCGCTCGCTTGGCGCAAAGACACCGTCACCATACGGGAAGAGATGGAATTCATCAATTGCTTCCTCGAAATCCAGAAATACCGATTCGGCGATAAATTGGATTACCGTTTGCAAGTCGACGAATCGGCCTACGACTGCCAAGTGCCGAAGATGGCGTTCCTGCCGTTCGTGGAAAACGCGAGCATTCACGGCGTAGAGCCGCTGAAGGGTAACGGGCGGATCGAGCTCGAGATCGGCCGGACGGCCGATGCGCTCCTGTTTACGCTGCGGGATAACGGCGTCGGGATGGACGAGGAGAAGATCCGACGCCTCCACGGATACTTGGAAAGCGAGGAAGAGATGGGCGACCGGATCGGCGTCCAAAACGTCATCTACCGCTTAAAGCTGTATTACGGCGACAGGTTCCGGCTTCGGTTCGAAAGCGAGCCGGGCCGCGGTACAATCGTCCGCATCGAATTGCCGCTGCAGGGCGATGCGCCCCCTTCGACGTAA